In Streptococcus sp. SN-1, a single genomic region encodes these proteins:
- a CDS encoding cysteine hydrolase family protein has protein sequence MTKALISIDYTEDFVADSGKLTAGAPAQAISDAISKVTRLAFERGDYIFFTIDAHEENDCFHPESKLFPPHNLIGTSGRNLYGDLGTFYQEHGSDSRVFWMDKRHYSAFSGTDLDIRLRERRVSTVILTGVLTDICVLHTAIDAYNLGYDIEIVKPAVASIWPENHQFALGHFKNTLGAKLVDENLNEISE, from the coding sequence ATGACTAAGGCTTTAATTTCGATTGATTATACAGAAGATTTTGTTGCTGATAGTGGGAAGCTGACAGCAGGCGCCCCAGCTCAAGCAATTTCAGATGCCATTAGCAAGGTGACTCGGTTAGCTTTTGAACGCGGAGATTACATCTTTTTTACCATTGATGCTCACGAAGAAAACGATTGTTTTCATCCAGAAAGCAAGCTGTTTCCTCCTCACAATTTGATTGGAACTAGTGGGCGGAATTTATACGGAGATTTGGGGACCTTTTATCAAGAACATGGTTCAGACAGTCGTGTCTTTTGGATGGATAAACGCCATTACTCAGCTTTTTCAGGGACTGACCTGGATATCCGCTTGAGAGAGCGGAGAGTGTCTACCGTTATCTTAACAGGTGTCTTGACGGATATCTGTGTCCTACATACAGCTATAGATGCCTATAATCTAGGATATGACATCGAGATTGTTAAACCAGCTGTTGCTTCCATCTGGCCTGAAAATCACCAATTTGCCCTAGGTCATTTCAAAAATACACTTGGAGCTAAGTTGGTAGATGAAAATCTAAATGAAATTTCAGAGTAA
- the vex2 gene encoding ABC transporter ATP-binding subunit Vex2: MTLLQLQDVTYRYKNTAEAVLYQINYNFEPGKFYSIIGESGAGKSTLLSLLAGLDSPVEGSILFQGEDIRKKGDSYHRMHHISLVFQNYNLIDYLSPLENIRLVNKKASKDTLLELGLDESQIKRNVLQLSGGQQQRVAIARSLVSEAPVILADEPTGNLDPKTAGDIVELLKSLAQKTGKCVIVVTHSKEVAQASDITLELKDKKLTETRNTSK; encoded by the coding sequence ATGACTTTATTACAATTGCAAGATGTTACCTACCGTTATAAGAACACTGCTGAGGCAGTTTTATATCAGATCAATTATAATTTTGAACCCGGGAAATTTTACAGTATCATTGGTGAGTCAGGAGCAGGAAAATCTACTCTCTTGTCCCTACTTGCTGGTCTAGATAGTCCTGTTGAAGGTTCTATCCTTTTCCAAGGAGAGGACATTCGTAAGAAGGGGGATTCCTACCATCGTATGCACCATATTTCCCTGGTCTTTCAAAATTATAACTTGATAGATTATCTTTCTCCACTGGAAAATATCCGCTTGGTCAACAAAAAGGCAAGTAAGGATACACTTCTTGAGCTTGGTTTGGATGAAAGTCAGATCAAGCGGAATGTTCTCCAGTTATCAGGTGGTCAACAACAACGTGTTGCCATTGCTCGCAGTTTGGTCTCAGAAGCTCCAGTTATTCTAGCAGATGAGCCAACAGGAAATCTAGACCCTAAAACTGCTGGAGATATTGTCGAACTGCTCAAATCACTTGCCCAGAAAACAGGTAAATGTGTCATCGTCGTAACTCACAGCAAAGAAGTGGCACAAGCGTCAGATATTACACTTGAGTTGAAGGACAAGAAACTGACTGAAACTCGTAATACTAGTAAATAA
- a CDS encoding ABC transporter permease — MNPIQRAWAYVSRKRLRSFILFLILLVLLAGISACLTLMKSNKTVETNLYKSLNTSFSIKKIENGQTFKLSDLVSVSKIKGLENVSPELETVAKLKDKEAVSGEQSVERDDLSAADKNLVSLTALEDSSKDVIFTSSAFNLKEGRHLQKGDSKKILIHEELAKKNGLTLHDKISLDAGQSESGKGQTVEFEIVGIFSGKKQEKFTGLSSDFSENQVFTDYESSQILLENGEPQVSSARFYVENPKEMDGLMKQVENLVLESQGYQVEKESKAFEQIKDSVATFQTFLTIFLYGMLIAGAGALILVLSLWLRERVYEVGILLALGKGKSSIFLQFCLEVVLVSLGALLPAFIAGNTITSYLLQTLLASGDQAALQDTLAKASSLSTYILSFAESYVFLVLLSCLSVALCFLFLFRKSPKEILSSIS, encoded by the coding sequence ATGAATCCAATCCAAAGAGCTTGGGCTTATGTCAGCAGAAAACGACTGAGAAGTTTTATTTTATTTCTAATTTTATTGGTCCTATTGGCTGGAATTTCAGCCTGTTTGACTCTGATGAAGTCCAACAAAACAGTTGAAACCAATCTTTACAAATCACTCAACACATCTTTTTCGATTAAGAAGATAGAAAATGGTCAGACTTTCAAGCTGTCGGACCTAGTATCTGTAAGCAAGATTAAGGGACTGGAAAATGTCTCTCCTGAACTCGAGACGGTCGCAAAATTAAAAGACAAGGAAGCGGTGAGTGGCGAGCAGAGCGTGGAGCGTGATGATTTATCAGCTGCAGACAAAAACTTGGTTAGTTTAACAGCTCTTGAGGATTCATCTAAGGATGTGATCTTTACCAGCTCGGCTTTCAATCTAAAAGAAGGGCGACACCTTCAAAAAGGGGATTCCAAGAAAATCTTGATCCACGAAGAGTTGGCCAAGAAGAACGGTCTTACGCTTCATGATAAGATTAGCTTGGATGCTGGACAGTCAGAATCTGGCAAAGGACAAACAGTAGAGTTTGAGATTGTCGGCATCTTTTCTGGTAAAAAACAGGAGAAATTCACAGGCTTATCTTCCGACTTCAGTGAAAACCAAGTCTTTACAGACTATGAAAGTAGCCAAATCCTTTTGGAAAATGGTGAACCTCAAGTCAGTTCAGCTCGCTTCTATGTAGAAAATCCTAAGGAAATGGATGGACTTATGAAGCAGGTGGAAAACTTAGTCTTGGAAAGTCAAGGCTACCAAGTCGAGAAGGAAAGCAAGGCTTTTGAACAAATCAAAGACTCAGTTGCTACCTTCCAAACCTTCCTGACCATCTTCCTTTATGGGATGTTGATAGCTGGAGCTGGAGCCTTAATTTTGGTCTTGTCTCTTTGGTTGAGAGAAAGGGTTTACGAAGTGGGAATCCTTCTGGCACTTGGAAAAGGCAAGAGCTCGATCTTCCTACAGTTCTGTTTAGAGGTAGTTTTGGTATCTCTTGGTGCTTTGCTTCCAGCATTTATTGCAGGAAATACAATCACATCTTACCTACTCCAAACCCTACTAGCAAGTGGAGATCAGGCAGCTCTACAAGATACACTAGCCAAAGCAAGCAGTTTATCAACCTACATCCTATCTTTTGCAGAATCCTATGTTTTTCTAGTTCTGCTTAGTTGCTTATCTGTAGCCCTTTGTTTCCTATTTTTATTTAGAAAATCGCCTAAGGAAATTTTATCATCTATTAGTTAA
- a CDS encoding DEAD/DEAH box helicase: MKFNELNLSADLLAEIEKAGFVEASPIQEQTIPLALEGKDVIGQAQTGTGKTAAFGLPTLEKIRTEEATIQALVIAPTRELAVQSQEELFRFGRSKGVKVRSVYGGSSIEKQIKALKSGAHIVVGTPGRLLDLIKRKALKLQDIETLILDEADEMLNMGFLEDIEAIISRVPENRQTLLFSATMPDAIKRIGVQFMKEPEHVKIAAKELTTELVDQYYIRVKEQEKFDTMTRLMDVEQPELAIVFGRTKRRVDELTRGLKIRGFRAEGIHGDLDQNKRLRVLRDFKNGNLDVLVATDVAARGLDISGVTHVYNYDIPQDPESYVHRIGRTGRAGKSGQSITFVSPNEMGYLQIIENLTKKRMKGLKPASAEEAFQAKKHVALKKIERDFADETIRANFEKFGKDARKLAAEFTPEELAMYILSLTVQDPDSLPEVEIAREKPLPFKPSGNGFGGKAKGGRGGRRGDDRRDRDRRGNGRRDDFKKGSRGNDRFDKEKRYRKDNKKPRNTSSEKQTGFVIRNKGDK, from the coding sequence GTGAAATTTAATGAATTAAACTTGTCTGCTGATTTGCTAGCAGAGATTGAAAAAGCTGGTTTTGTAGAAGCCAGTCCTATCCAAGAACAAACTATTCCCTTGGCCCTTGAAGGCAAGGATGTTATCGGTCAAGCTCAGACTGGTACAGGAAAAACTGCAGCCTTTGGATTGCCTACTCTTGAAAAAATTCGTACAGAAGAAGCGACTATTCAAGCCTTGGTCATCGCTCCAACTCGTGAACTCGCTGTCCAAAGTCAAGAAGAACTCTTCCGCTTTGGTCGCAGTAAGGGAGTCAAGGTTCGCTCAGTATATGGTGGATCAAGCATTGAAAAACAAATTAAGGCTCTTAAATCTGGTGCCCATATCGTGGTGGGAACACCTGGTCGCCTTTTGGACTTGATTAAACGCAAGGCCTTGAAATTACAAGATATTGAAACTCTTATCCTTGACGAAGCAGATGAAATGCTCAATATGGGCTTCCTTGAAGACATCGAAGCGATCATTTCTCGTGTCCCTGAAAACCGTCAAACCCTACTCTTCTCAGCAACTATGCCAGATGCTATCAAACGTATCGGTGTTCAGTTTATGAAGGAACCTGAGCATGTGAAGATTGCTGCCAAGGAATTGACAACAGAATTGGTTGACCAATACTATATCCGAGTTAAAGAACAAGAAAAATTTGATACCATGACCCGTCTCATGGACGTGGAACAACCTGAGCTTGCTATCGTATTTGGTCGTACTAAACGCCGTGTAGATGAATTGACTCGTGGTCTTAAAATCCGTGGCTTCCGTGCAGAAGGAATTCATGGCGACCTAGACCAAAACAAACGTCTTCGTGTCCTTCGTGACTTTAAAAATGGGAATCTTGATGTTTTGGTTGCGACAGACGTTGCAGCGCGTGGGTTGGATATTTCAGGTGTGACCCATGTCTATAACTACGATATTCCACAAGATCCTGAAAGTTACGTTCACCGTATCGGTCGTACAGGTCGTGCTGGTAAGTCAGGTCAGTCTATTACTTTCGTTTCACCAAATGAAATGGGCTACCTCCAAATCATTGAAAACTTGACTAAGAAACGCATGAAAGGTCTCAAACCTGCAAGCGCAGAAGAAGCCTTCCAAGCAAAAAAACACGTAGCTCTCAAGAAAATTGAACGTGATTTTGCAGATGAGACTATCCGTGCCAACTTTGAGAAATTTGGCAAGGATGCTCGCAAGCTAGCAGCCGAATTTACTCCAGAAGAATTGGCAATGTATATTTTGAGTCTGACAGTCCAAGACCCAGATAGCCTTCCAGAAGTGGAGATTGCGCGTGAAAAACCACTGCCATTTAAACCATCAGGTAATGGCTTCGGTGGTAAAGCTAAGGGAGGTCGTGGAGGCCGTCGTGGGGACGACCGTCGAGACCGTGATCGCCGTGGCAATGGTCGTCGTGATGATTTCAAAAAAGGAAGTCGTGGCAATGATCGTTTTGATAAGGAAAAACGTTACCGTAAGGATAATAAAAAACCACGCAATACTTCAAGTGAAAAGCAAACAGGCTTTGTTATTCGTAACAAGGGCGATAAATAA
- the vex3 gene encoding ABC transporter permease subunit Vex3, translating into MLHNAFAYVTRKFFKSIVIFLIILLMASLSLVGLSIKGATAKASQETFKNITNSFSMQINRRVNQGTPRGAGNIKGEDIKKITENKAIESYVKRINAIGDLTGYELIETPDTKKNLTPDRAKHFGSSLMITGVNDSSKEDKFVSGSYKLVEGEHLTNDDKDKILLHKDLAVKHGWKVGDKVKLDSNIYDADNEKGAKETVEVTIKGLFDGHNKSAVTYSQELYENTAITDIHTAAKLYGYTEDTAIYGDATFFVTADKNLDDVMKELNDISGINWKSYTLVKSSSNYPALEQSISGMYKMANLLFWGSLSFSVLLLALLLSLWINARRKEVGILLSIGLKQASILGQFITESILIAIPALVSAYFLANYTSRAIGNTVLANVTSGVAKQASKAAQASNLGGGAEVDGFSKTLSSLDISIQTSDFIIVFVLALVLVVLVMALASSNLLRKQPKELLLDSE; encoded by the coding sequence ATGTTACACAACGCATTTGCCTATGTTACAAGGAAGTTTTTCAAATCGATTGTCATCTTCCTGATTATTCTCCTCATGGCGAGCTTGAGTTTGGTCGGCTTGTCGATCAAGGGAGCTACTGCCAAGGCTTCTCAGGAGACCTTTAAAAATATCACCAATAGCTTCTCCATGCAAATCAATCGTCGCGTTAATCAAGGGACGCCACGTGGTGCTGGGAATATCAAGGGTGAAGATATCAAAAAAATCACCGAAAACAAGGCCATCGAGTCTTATGTTAAACGCATCAACGCTATAGGAGATTTGACTGGATATGAACTCATCGAAACGCCAGATACCAAGAAAAATCTGACACCTGACCGTGCTAAACATTTTGGAAGTAGCTTGATGATTACAGGTGTCAATGACTCCTCTAAAGAAGACAAGTTTGTCTCTGGTTCTTATAAATTGGTTGAAGGAGAGCACTTAACAAACGACGACAAGGACAAGATCCTCCTGCACAAGGACTTGGCAGTCAAACACGGCTGGAAAGTAGGGGATAAGGTCAAACTAGACTCTAATATCTACGATGCAGACAATGAAAAAGGTGCCAAGGAAACAGTTGAAGTGACAATCAAGGGACTCTTTGATGGTCACAATAAGTCGGCAGTAACCTACTCACAAGAACTCTACGAAAATACAGCTATCACAGACATTCACACTGCTGCAAAGCTTTATGGATACACAGAAGACACAGCTATTTATGGGGACGCAACCTTCTTTGTAACAGCGGACAAGAACTTGGATGATGTTATGAAAGAGTTGAATGACATCAGTGGTATCAACTGGAAGAGCTATACTTTAGTTAAGAGCTCCTCTAACTACCCAGCTCTTGAGCAATCCATCTCTGGTATGTACAAGATGGCCAATCTCCTCTTCTGGGGCAGCTTGAGTTTCTCAGTTCTTCTCCTTGCCCTCTTGCTCAGCCTTTGGATCAATGCCCGTCGCAAGGAAGTGGGTATTCTCCTCTCTATTGGTCTCAAGCAGGCAAGTATCTTGGGTCAATTCATCACTGAATCCATCTTGATTGCCATCCCTGCTCTCGTTTCTGCTTACTTCCTAGCCAACTACACATCTCGTGCGATTGGAAATACTGTTCTTGCCAATGTCACTTCAGGTGTTGCCAAACAGGCTAGCAAGGCGGCTCAAGCTTCTAACCTTGGTGGTGGTGCAGAAGTAGATGGCTTTAGCAAGACCTTGTCGAGCCTAGATATTTCCATTCAGACATCAGACTTTATCATCGTCTTTGTCCTTGCTTTAGTTCTAGTCGTTCTCGTTATGGCGCTTGCTTCAAGCAATCTCCTTAGAAAACAACCAAAAGAGCTTTTGCTGGATAGCGAATAA
- the codY gene encoding GTP-sensing pleiotropic transcriptional regulator CodY, with protein sequence MAHLLEKTRKITSILKRSEEQLQEELPYNAITRQLADIIDCNACIVNSKGRLLGYFMRYKTNTDRVEQFFQTKIFPDDYIQGANMIYDTEANLTVDHDLSIFPVESRSDFPDGLTTIAPIHVSGIRLGSLIIWRNDKKFEDEDLILVEIASTVVGIQLLNFQREEDEKNIRRRTAVTMAVNTLSYSELRAVSAILGELNGNEGQLTASVIADRIGITRSVIVNALRKLESAGIIESRSLGMKGTYLKVLISDIFEEVKKRDY encoded by the coding sequence ATGGCACATTTATTAGAAAAAACTAGAAAAATTACTTCTATCCTGAAGCGCTCAGAGGAGCAGTTGCAGGAAGAACTTCCATACAATGCGATTACTCGTCAATTGGCAGATATTATTGACTGTAACGCCTGTATCGTCAATAGCAAGGGACGTCTCCTTGGTTATTTCATGCGTTACAAAACCAATACAGATCGTGTAGAGCAGTTCTTCCAAACTAAGATTTTCCCAGATGACTACATTCAAGGTGCGAACATGATCTACGATACAGAAGCCAATCTGACAGTTGATCATGATTTAAGTATTTTCCCTGTGGAAAGTCGTTCCGACTTTCCAGATGGTTTGACGACTATTGCACCGATTCATGTATCAGGGATTCGCCTTGGTTCTTTGATTATTTGGCGCAATGATAAGAAATTCGAAGATGAGGACTTGATTCTTGTTGAGATTGCCAGTACCGTTGTTGGGATTCAGCTTCTTAACTTCCAACGTGAAGAAGATGAGAAAAATATCCGTCGCCGTACTGCTGTTACCATGGCGGTTAATACCCTTTCTTACTCTGAACTCCGTGCTGTTTCAGCAATTTTAGGGGAATTAAATGGAAATGAAGGGCAGTTGACTGCGTCAGTGATTGCAGACCGTATCGGGATTACCCGTTCTGTGATTGTCAATGCCCTTCGTAAACTTGAGTCTGCGGGGATTATTGAAAGTCGCTCACTTGGAATGAAGGGAACCTATCTTAAGGTCTTGATTTCAGATATTTTTGAAGAAGTGAAGAAAAGAGATTACTAA
- a CDS encoding LysM peptidoglycan-binding domain-containing protein, with protein MRQTNVRGTLSLRGFRKLRTGAIVATGVILLGLGFLAPTVSANEQDGVWVARTVAEVKADIQNIDNLSHYTIKWGDTLSAISGATGLSVDSLVEINRIANRDLIFANNKLYFSEEAFLKDGNTEVKRQRVSIDNSGSCQSYEVETKTNTVTGEQTTTVKQTTPVVVETPAVSPALKAETPVTVAPKSDESATPALKTEEPSAPAPKTDEPATPAPKADEPAASAPKADEPATPAPKADESATPAPKADEPAASAPKADEPATPAPKAEEPVSPAPKAEEPATPAPKAEEPTTSAPKAEEPTTSAPKAEEPSTPAPKVEEPVTPAPKEETPATPAPKAEPATPTPKVEEPATPAPKEETPATPTPKAEEPVTPAPKAEEPVTPTPKVEEPATPAPKEETPATPAPKAEEPVTPSQPAEGTPAGSGVTETPVPAQPAEYQPAAPGTTETPVPAQPVEDQPAAPGATEQPTPSKPAEGTPAGSGATETPAPAQPAEDQPAGSGATETPAPSKPTEDQPAAPGATETPVPAQPVEDQPAAPGATETPAPAQPAEDQPAGSGATETPVPAQPVEDQPAAPGATETPAPAQPAEDQPAGSGATETPAPAQPADDQPAGSGATETPAPAQPADDQPAGSGATETPAPAQPADDQPAAPGATETPVPTQPVEDQPAAPGATKTPVPTQPVEDQPAAPGATEQPTPSKPAEETPAGSGVTETPTPAQPAEGIPAGSGATETPAPSKPTEDQPAAPGATEQPTPAQPAEGIPAGSGATETPVPTKPAEETPSGSGATETPAPAQPVEDQPAAPGATETPAPAQPAEDQPAGSGATETPAPAQPADDQPAAPGATEQPTPSKPAEETPAGSGVTETPTPAQPAEGIPAGSGATETPAPSKPTEDQPAAPGATEQPTPAQPAEGIPAGSGATETPVPTKPAEETPSGSGATETPAPAQPADDQPSGSGATETPVPTQPVEDQPAAPGATEQPTPSKPAEETPAGSGVTETPTPSKPAEGIPAGSGATETPAPAQPADDQPAAPGATETPAPSKPTEDQPAAPGTTEQPTPAQPAENQPAGSGTTEDTPADSNNQNNPTEPKDDVEKGLEENDSELESRKNIKLEEIESSSLSSSEKEAAKLNVEEYTKKAKEAMKQAKTTEDQAAVVDNYSDDLAKINTPGVDQGKPDYTNSGLSGNGPAGTHIGDNNVIGYGNSTPENTAFRNAPVYQPRVTRRARSVDEPQNKVSIYYNFDGMKDIPGFFDDLGGKNEVDIPKDVSGDALKSILKARIDKKKAELERKGYKVADEYFVGIDQADATHYDYVVTFTKEKTGTTGFRIAPEVQVRAKKVVKRDLSNKTKQINIYYNLTALKDIAGALGNVRENNLLTLPGDATKEDIKKAVEEKTKAQIEKLKTQGFTVTSKTDLDKIVEGGDSYDYVIEFTKEAKTQPVGTSGFRMAPAVQPRASRNRRSLEQPAPQKVKVNVFYNFDKMKDIAGFLGDIDGTSLEIAEGSTNEQVKAVAKSQVEAKKEELRKRGYTFKEDYVYQANGKDYNYVVTFSKASK; from the coding sequence ATGAGACAAACAAATGTTAGAGGGACATTATCCCTACGTGGCTTTAGAAAATTGAGAACTGGTGCAATTGTTGCAACAGGTGTGATTTTATTGGGGCTGGGCTTTTTAGCTCCAACTGTTTCCGCTAACGAACAAGATGGTGTTTGGGTAGCTAGAACAGTTGCAGAAGTAAAAGCTGATATTCAAAATATAGACAATTTATCACACTACACAATTAAATGGGGAGATACACTAAGTGCTATTAGTGGAGCAACGGGGCTATCTGTTGATAGTTTGGTTGAGATAAATCGTATTGCAAATAGAGATTTGATTTTTGCTAATAATAAATTGTATTTTAGCGAAGAAGCTTTTCTAAAAGATGGAAATACAGAAGTCAAAAGACAGCGAGTGTCGATTGATAATTCTGGTAGCTGTCAAAGTTATGAAGTTGAAACAAAGACAAATACTGTAACTGGAGAGCAAACTACTACAGTTAAACAAACGACACCAGTAGTTGTGGAAACACCAGCAGTATCGCCAGCACTGAAAGCAGAAACACCAGTCACAGTTGCGCCAAAATCAGACGAGTCAGCGACACCAGCGTTGAAAACTGAAGAACCATCAGCGCCAGCACCGAAAACAGACGAGCCAGCGACCCCAGCGCCGAAAGCAGACGAGCCAGCGGCATCAGCACCGAAAGCAGATGAGCCAGCGACACCGGCACCGAAAGCAGATGAGTCAGCGACCCCAGCGCCGAAAGCAGACGAGCCAGCGGCATCAGCACCGAAAGCAGATGAGCCAGCGACCCCAGCGCCAAAAGCAGAAGAACCAGTATCTCCAGCGCCAAAAGCAGAAGAACCAGCGACTCCAGCACCGAAAGCAGAGGAACCAACGACATCCGCACCGAAAGCAGAGGAACCAACGACATCCGCACCGAAAGCAGAAGAACCATCGACACCTGCACCAAAAGTGGAAGAACCAGTGACACCTGCGCCAAAAGAAGAGACTCCAGCAACTCCAGCGCCGAAAGCAGAGCCAGCAACTCCAACACCGAAAGTGGAAGAGCCAGCGACTCCAGCGCCGAAAGAAGAGACTCCAGCAACTCCAACACCGAAAGCAGAAGAGCCAGTGACTCCAGCGCCGAAAGCAGAAGAGCCAGTGACTCCAACACCGAAAGTGGAAGAGCCAGCGACTCCAGCGCCGAAAGAAGAGACTCCAGCAACTCCAGCACCGAAAGCAGAAGAGCCAGTAACTCCATCGCAACCGGCGGAAGGAACACCAGCAGGTTCAGGAGTGACAGAAACCCCAGTGCCAGCGCAACCGGCGGAATACCAACCAGCAGCGCCAGGAACAACAGAAACCCCAGTGCCAGCGCAACCGGTGGAAGACCAACCAGCAGCGCCAGGAGCGACAGAACAACCAACTCCATCGAAACCGGCGGAAGGAACACCAGCAGGTTCAGGAGCAACAGAAACCCCAGCGCCAGCGCAACCGGCGGAAGACCAACCAGCAGGTTCAGGAGCAACAGAAACCCCAGCGCCATCGAAACCAACTGAAGACCAACCAGCAGCGCCAGGAGCAACAGAAACCCCAGTGCCAGCGCAACCGGTGGAAGACCAACCAGCAGCGCCAGGAGCAACAGAAACCCCAGCGCCAGCGCAACCGGCTGAAGACCAACCAGCAGGTTCAGGAGCAACAGAAACCCCAGTGCCAGCGCAACCGGTGGAAGACCAACCAGCAGCGCCAGGAGCAACAGAAACCCCAGCGCCAGCGCAACCGGCTGAAGACCAACCAGCAGGTTCAGGAGCAACAGAAACCCCAGCGCCAGCGCAACCGGCGGACGACCAACCAGCAGGTTCAGGAGCAACAGAAACCCCAGCGCCAGCGCAACCGGCGGACGACCAACCAGCAGGTTCAGGAGCAACAGAAACCCCAGCGCCAGCGCAACCGGCGGACGACCAACCAGCAGCGCCAGGAGCAACAGAAACCCCAGTGCCAACGCAACCGGTGGAAGACCAACCAGCAGCGCCAGGAGCGACAAAAACCCCAGTGCCAACGCAACCGGTGGAAGACCAACCAGCAGCGCCAGGAGCGACAGAACAACCAACTCCATCGAAACCGGCGGAAGAAACACCAGCAGGTTCAGGAGTGACAGAAACACCAACTCCAGCGCAACCGGCGGAAGGAATACCAGCAGGTTCAGGAGCAACAGAAACCCCAGCGCCATCGAAACCAACTGAAGACCAACCAGCAGCGCCAGGAGCGACAGAACAACCAACTCCAGCGCAACCGGCGGAAGGAATACCAGCAGGTTCAGGAGCAACAGAAACCCCAGTGCCAACGAAACCGGCTGAAGAAACACCATCAGGTTCAGGAGCAACAGAAACCCCAGCGCCAGCGCAACCGGTGGAAGACCAACCAGCAGCGCCAGGAGCAACAGAAACCCCAGCGCCAGCGCAACCGGCTGAAGACCAACCAGCAGGTTCAGGAGCAACAGAAACCCCAGCGCCAGCGCAACCGGCGGACGACCAACCAGCAGCGCCAGGAGCGACAGAACAACCAACTCCATCGAAACCGGCTGAAGAAACACCAGCAGGTTCAGGAGTGACAGAAACACCAACTCCAGCGCAACCGGCGGAAGGAATACCAGCAGGTTCAGGAGCAACAGAAACCCCAGCGCCATCGAAACCAACTGAAGACCAACCAGCAGCGCCAGGAGCGACAGAACAACCAACTCCAGCGCAACCGGCGGAAGGAATACCAGCAGGTTCAGGAGCAACAGAAACCCCAGTGCCAACGAAACCGGCTGAAGAAACACCATCAGGTTCAGGAGCAACAGAAACCCCAGCGCCAGCGCAACCGGCGGACGACCAACCATCAGGTTCAGGAGCAACAGAAACCCCAGTGCCAACGCAACCGGTGGAAGACCAACCAGCAGCGCCAGGAGCGACAGAACAACCAACTCCATCGAAACCGGCTGAAGAAACACCAGCAGGTTCAGGAGTGACAGAAACACCAACTCCATCGAAACCGGCGGAAGGAATACCAGCAGGTTCAGGAGCAACAGAAACCCCAGCGCCAGCGCAACCGGCGGACGACCAACCAGCAGCGCCAGGAGCAACAGAAACCCCAGCGCCATCGAAACCAACTGAAGACCAACCAGCAGCGCCAGGAACAACAGAACAACCAACTCCAGCGCAACCAGCGGAAAACCAACCAGCAGGTTCAGGCACAACAGAAGACACTCCAGCGGATTCAAATAATCAGAACAATCCAACTGAACCAAAAGATGATGTTGAAAAAGGTCTAGAGGAAAATGACTCCGAGTTAGAGTCACGTAAAAATATTAAATTAGAAGAAATTGAGTCGAGTAGTCTATCATCTAGTGAAAAAGAAGCTGCTAAATTAAATGTAGAAGAATATACAAAAAAAGCTAAAGAAGCAATGAAACAAGCAAAAACTACGGAAGATCAAGCGGCTGTAGTGGACAATTATTCAGATGACTTAGCTAAGATTAATACTCCTGGAGTTGACCAAGGTAAACCAGATTACACAAATTCAGGATTATCTGGAAACGGACCAGCAGGAACACATATTGGAGATAACAATGTTATTGGGTATGGAAATAGTACACCAGAAAATACAGCTTTTAGAAATGCACCAGTGTATCAACCACGTGTAACACGTCGTGCAAGAAGTGTAGATGAACCTCAAAATAAAGTTTCTATTTATTATAATTTTGATGGTATGAAAGATATTCCTGGATTCTTTGATGATTTAGGTGGTAAAAATGAAGTTGACATACCAAAAGATGTCTCTGGTGATGCTTTGAAATCTATTTTAAAAGCAAGAATAGATAAGAAGAAAGCAGAACTTGAAAGAAAAGGATACAAGGTTGCTGATGAATATTTTGTAGGTATTGATCAAGCAGACGCAACTCATTATGACTACGTAGTAACTTTCACTAAAGAGAAAACAGGAACTACAGGTTTCAGAATTGCACCAGAAGTTCAAGTAAGAGCTAAAAAAGTTGTGAAAAGAGATTTATCAAATAAAACTAAACAAATAAATATCTACTATAATTTAACAGCCCTTAAAGATATAGCTGGAGCATTAGGAAATGTGAGAGAGAATAATCTTTTAACTTTACCAGGTGATGCAACTAAAGAAGACATTAAAAAGGCTGTTGAAGAAAAAACAAAAGCCCAAATTGAGAAACTGAAAACACAAGGCTTTACAGTTACGTCAAAAACAGATTTAGATAAAATCGTTGAGGGTGGAGATAGCTATGATTATGTTATAGAATTCACAAAAGAAGCCAAAACGCAACCGGTAGGAACTTCAGGTTTCAGAATGGCTCCAGCAGTTCAACCACGCGCTAGCAGAAATCGTAGAAGTCTAGAACAGCCAGCTCCTCAAAAGGTCAAAGTAAATGTATTTTATAACTTTGATAAAATGAAAGATATTGCAGGTTTCCTAGGAGATATCGATGGAACTTCTCTTGAAATCGCGGAAGGTTCAACAAATGAACAAGTGAAAGCAGTGGCAAAGAGCCAAGTTGAAGCTAAGAAAGAAGAGTTGAGAAAACGTGGCTACACTTTCAAAGAGGACTATGTCTATCAAGCTAATGGGAAAGATTATAACTACGTTGTAACATTTTCAAAAGCAAGCAAATAA